The proteins below are encoded in one region of Thermococcus peptonophilus:
- a CDS encoding ABC transporter ATP-binding protein, giving the protein MSSQAILVENLTKSYGRFKAVDGLTFEVKEGEIFGFLGPNGAGKTTTILSMLGIIIPDGGRIEILGMDMSRAPIKIKERIGYLPENATIYGELTAWKNLEFFANFYRLGSSEKEKRITELLKRVGLWDVRYRKAKTFSKGMKQRLLLAQALINDPELLILDEPTSGLDPEGAHLVKEIIREARADGKTVFFSSHILSEVEELSDRVGIIVRGRLKAVGPIGEIKRQFMELEGYEIKVETKEPIPDVRHEAITRVERLAPNRLIIFARSDIREWLSQYLTSRGVTILSLEVEEPSLEDVFMKTIYGRDEE; this is encoded by the coding sequence ATGTCCTCGCAGGCCATATTGGTTGAGAACCTCACAAAATCATATGGCAGGTTCAAGGCTGTGGACGGACTCACATTCGAAGTTAAAGAGGGCGAAATTTTTGGATTTCTGGGGCCAAACGGGGCTGGAAAAACTACTACAATACTCAGCATGCTCGGAATCATCATCCCTGACGGTGGAAGGATAGAGATACTCGGAATGGACATGTCGAGAGCGCCCATAAAAATCAAGGAGCGCATTGGTTACCTCCCTGAAAACGCAACGATCTACGGTGAACTTACCGCGTGGAAGAACCTGGAGTTCTTCGCCAACTTCTACAGACTGGGAAGCTCTGAGAAGGAAAAGCGAATAACAGAGCTCCTCAAACGGGTTGGCCTCTGGGATGTCCGCTACCGGAAGGCCAAGACATTCTCAAAGGGCATGAAGCAGCGCCTCCTCCTGGCCCAGGCTCTCATCAACGATCCGGAGCTGTTGATACTCGACGAGCCGACGAGCGGACTCGACCCAGAGGGGGCACATTTGGTTAAGGAAATAATCAGGGAAGCAAGAGCTGATGGAAAGACTGTCTTCTTCTCAAGTCACATTCTCAGCGAGGTCGAGGAGCTGAGCGACCGCGTCGGCATAATCGTTCGCGGAAGACTCAAAGCAGTTGGCCCGATAGGAGAAATAAAGCGCCAGTTCATGGAGCTCGAGGGCTACGAGATAAAGGTGGAAACTAAGGAGCCGATACCAGATGTTCGGCATGAGGCAATCACCAGGGTTGAGCGTCTTGCCCCAAACAGACTCATCATTTTCGCCCGCTCGGACATAAGGGAGTGGCTCTCCCAGTACCTCACCTCGAGGGGAGTCACCATCCTAAGCCTTGAAGTTGAGGAGCCCAGCCTTGAGGACGTTTTCATGAAAACGATCTACGGGAGGGATGAAGAGTGA
- the moaC gene encoding cyclic pyranopterin monophosphate synthase MoaC translates to MKGLTHVDEKGVKMVEVGHKDVVFRKAVAKGRIKLKPETIELIKAGKTKKGNVIATAQIAGILAVKKTPELIPLCHPIPLTGVDITFEFGEDYIEATCEVRAYYKTGVEMEALTGVSVALLTIWDMVKAVEKDEHGQYPFTRIEGIHVVEKVKETTG, encoded by the coding sequence ATGAAGGGGTTAACCCACGTTGATGAAAAGGGTGTTAAGATGGTGGAAGTCGGGCACAAGGACGTTGTTTTCAGAAAGGCCGTCGCCAAAGGCAGGATAAAGCTGAAGCCCGAGACGATAGAGCTGATAAAAGCCGGAAAGACCAAGAAGGGCAACGTTATAGCAACTGCCCAGATAGCGGGCATCCTTGCCGTGAAAAAGACCCCCGAGCTGATCCCGCTCTGCCACCCGATACCGCTCACCGGTGTTGACATAACCTTTGAGTTTGGAGAGGACTACATCGAGGCCACCTGCGAGGTCAGGGCATACTACAAGACAGGAGTCGAGATGGAGGCCCTCACGGGCGTCAGCGTCGCCCTCCTGACGATATGGGACATGGTAAAGGCTGTCGAAAAAGATGAGCACGGACAGTATCCCTTCACAAGGATAGAGGGTATCCACGTAGTGGAGAAGGTAAAGGAAACGACTGGGTAA
- a CDS encoding slipin family protein, whose protein sequence is MVGVSTLVLAVVLLFVLMVLASAIKIVKEYERAVIFRLGRVVGARGPGLFFIIPIFEKAVIVDLRTRVLDVPVQETITKDNVPVKVNAVVYFRVVDPVKAVTQVANYIVATSQIAQTTLRSVIGQAHLDELLSEREKLNRELQKIIDEATDPWGIKVTTVEIKDVELPAGMQRAMAKQAEAERERRARITLAEAERQAAEKLREAAEIISEHPMALQLRTLQTISDVASDKSNVIVLPLPMEMLKLFKSFAEAGGAVKKKLEAEKSAE, encoded by the coding sequence ATGGTTGGTGTTAGCACCTTAGTTTTGGCCGTAGTTTTGCTTTTTGTTTTGATGGTCTTGGCAAGTGCCATAAAGATAGTGAAGGAGTACGAGAGAGCAGTGATCTTCAGGCTTGGTAGGGTCGTTGGAGCAAGGGGACCAGGACTGTTCTTCATAATCCCGATATTCGAAAAGGCCGTTATCGTTGACCTTCGTACGAGGGTTCTTGACGTCCCAGTTCAGGAAACCATAACGAAGGACAACGTTCCAGTTAAGGTCAACGCCGTGGTTTACTTCCGTGTCGTTGATCCGGTCAAGGCGGTTACTCAGGTCGCTAACTACATAGTGGCTACAAGCCAGATAGCCCAGACCACGCTGAGGAGCGTTATCGGCCAGGCCCACCTCGACGAGCTCCTCAGCGAGAGAGAAAAGCTCAACAGGGAGCTCCAGAAGATAATCGACGAAGCCACAGACCCATGGGGAATAAAAGTAACCACCGTGGAGATAAAGGACGTCGAACTCCCGGCTGGTATGCAGAGGGCGATGGCCAAGCAGGCGGAGGCCGAGCGTGAGAGGAGGGCGAGGATTACCCTAGCAGAGGCAGAGAGGCAGGCCGCTGAGAAGCTGAGGGAGGCCGCCGAGATAATAAGCGAGCACCCGATGGCCCTCCAGCTCAGAACCCTTCAGACCATCAGCGATGTCGCCAGCGACAAGAGCAACGTCATCGTCCTTCCGCTCCCGATGGAGATGCTCAAGCTCTTCAAGAGCTTCGCTGAAGCGGGTGGAGCAGTAAAGAAGAAACTTGAAGCCGAGAAATCTGCAGAGTGA
- a CDS encoding AMP phosphorylase, translating into MKAKIRILDMFSGRYTVLINEEDAKEAKLHPDDLVKIEAGKKAVYGSVALSNLVEKGEVGISRDILDLHNFSEGETVSVIPAGTPESVRYIKKKMRGEKLRKVEIESIVRDIVDRKLRDIEISSFVTALEINGLDMDEIAALTIAMAETGDMLDIDRKPIMDVHSIGGVPGNKTNILVVPIVAAAGLTIPKTSSRAITSAAGTADVVEVFANVSFSLDEIKRIVEKVGACLVWGGALNLAPADDITIKAERALSIDPTGLMLASIMSKKYAMGSQYVLIDIPTGKGVKVETVEEARSLARDFIELGKRLGQYVEVAITYGGQPIGHTVGPALEAREALSALMTGRGPGSLIEKATGLAGILLEMGGVAPAGTGKKMAKEILESGKAWEKMKEIIEAQGGDSNIKPEEIPIGDKTYTFTAATSGYVTAIDNRAITAIARAAGAPEDKGAGIELYVKVGEKVKEGDPLFTIHAEHEARLDQAIVLARRTEPIRIEGMVLQRIGNI; encoded by the coding sequence GTGAAAGCTAAGATCCGCATACTCGATATGTTCAGCGGGAGGTACACGGTTCTAATAAATGAGGAAGATGCCAAAGAGGCTAAGCTCCATCCGGATGACCTCGTTAAGATAGAGGCAGGCAAAAAAGCAGTCTACGGCAGTGTTGCCCTCAGCAACCTTGTCGAGAAAGGTGAGGTCGGCATAAGCAGGGACATCCTCGATCTCCACAACTTCTCGGAGGGCGAAACCGTTAGCGTCATTCCAGCCGGAACCCCCGAGAGCGTCCGCTACATCAAGAAGAAGATGCGCGGCGAGAAGCTGAGAAAGGTCGAGATTGAGTCCATTGTTAGAGATATCGTTGACAGAAAGCTCAGGGACATCGAGATAAGCTCCTTCGTGACGGCCCTTGAGATAAATGGCCTTGACATGGACGAGATAGCGGCCCTAACCATAGCGATGGCAGAGACAGGAGACATGCTCGACATTGACAGGAAGCCGATAATGGACGTCCACAGCATCGGCGGCGTTCCAGGAAACAAGACCAACATTCTCGTTGTTCCAATAGTGGCCGCGGCCGGTCTTACGATACCCAAGACCAGCTCAAGAGCTATCACCAGCGCCGCCGGAACGGCAGACGTGGTTGAGGTCTTCGCAAACGTCAGCTTCTCCCTCGACGAAATAAAACGCATCGTCGAGAAGGTGGGGGCATGTCTGGTTTGGGGCGGTGCGCTCAACCTTGCTCCCGCTGACGATATAACGATCAAGGCCGAGCGTGCACTGAGCATCGACCCAACCGGGCTGATGCTGGCTAGCATAATGTCAAAGAAGTACGCTATGGGTAGCCAGTACGTTCTCATCGACATCCCAACTGGAAAGGGTGTCAAAGTGGAGACTGTTGAGGAGGCAAGGAGTCTTGCCAGAGACTTCATAGAGCTTGGAAAGAGGCTCGGTCAGTACGTCGAGGTTGCAATAACCTACGGCGGTCAGCCGATAGGCCACACCGTTGGCCCGGCACTCGAAGCCAGGGAAGCCCTTTCAGCTCTCATGACGGGCAGAGGGCCTGGAAGCCTCATAGAAAAGGCCACCGGGTTGGCTGGAATACTCCTTGAGATGGGCGGCGTTGCACCGGCCGGAACCGGCAAGAAGATGGCCAAAGAAATCCTTGAGAGCGGCAAGGCCTGGGAAAAGATGAAGGAGATCATCGAGGCTCAGGGTGGAGACTCGAACATCAAGCCCGAGGAGATACCCATCGGCGACAAGACATATACCTTCACCGCCGCCACGAGCGGTTACGTCACCGCCATAGACAACAGGGCGATAACTGCCATAGCTAGGGCCGCTGGAGCGCCGGAGGACAAGGGAGCTGGAATCGAGCTCTACGTCAAGGTCGGGGAGAAGGTCAAAGAGGGCGACCCGCTCTTCACGATACACGCCGAGCACGAGGCGAGGCTTGACCAGGCGATAGTCCTCGCCAGAAGGACCGAACCGATAAGAATAGAGGGGATGGTTCTCCAGCGAATCGGCAACATCTGA
- the minD gene encoding cell division ATPase MinD, translating to MEGRSIVFASGKGGTGKTTTVANLGVALAQFGKEVILLDADLTMANLSLVLGMEDIPVTLHDVLAREADLKDAIYEGPAGVKVIPGGLSLEKVKKAKPERLRELMREISQLADFILIDAPAGLEMTSVTALLIGKELIVVTNPEISAITDSLKTKLIAEKLGTLPLGVILNRVTNEKTELTRDEIEAILEVPVLAMIPEDPEVKRASAYGVPLVIKNPTSPAAIAIKQLAAKLAGIKWQPPEPESPIKRVFKAIFGGKR from the coding sequence TTGGAAGGCAGATCAATAGTTTTTGCCTCTGGAAAGGGTGGAACGGGTAAAACCACGACTGTCGCCAACCTTGGTGTGGCTCTGGCACAGTTCGGCAAGGAAGTGATTCTGCTGGACGCTGACCTGACTATGGCAAACCTGAGCCTCGTCCTCGGAATGGAGGACATACCCGTAACACTGCACGACGTTCTTGCCAGGGAAGCTGATCTCAAAGATGCGATATATGAAGGACCGGCAGGAGTTAAGGTTATTCCCGGTGGACTCAGCCTGGAGAAGGTCAAGAAGGCCAAGCCCGAGAGGCTTAGGGAGCTTATGAGGGAGATAAGCCAGCTCGCGGACTTCATTCTCATTGACGCTCCAGCGGGTCTTGAAATGACATCCGTTACAGCGCTCCTCATTGGAAAGGAGCTTATAGTTGTTACAAATCCGGAGATTTCAGCTATCACTGACTCCCTGAAAACAAAGCTCATAGCGGAGAAGCTCGGAACGCTCCCGCTCGGTGTCATTCTCAACAGGGTCACCAACGAAAAGACCGAGCTGACCAGGGATGAGATTGAGGCCATTCTTGAGGTTCCCGTCCTGGCCATGATCCCCGAGGACCCTGAGGTCAAGCGTGCAAGCGCTTACGGTGTCCCGCTTGTCATCAAGAACCCCACCAGTCCCGCAGCAATAGCAATCAAGCAGCTGGCCGCGAAGCTTGCCGGAATCAAGTGGCAGCCACCCGAGCCGGAGAGCCCGATAAAGAGAGTCTTCAAGGCAATATTCGGGGGGAAGAGGTGA